The Fragaria vesca subsp. vesca linkage group LG2, FraVesHawaii_1.0, whole genome shotgun sequence genome includes a window with the following:
- the LOC101303677 gene encoding uncharacterized protein LOC101303677 yields MGRRKPSSDEPINIDSDSETESDLNCSVSEIYNDQMSKHRTCWMHVLAASKAQRQSLSQRETQEIKKISPCFLTFHPHRQRSVRSFKTKYVKRQVLRKKQNQESKACAVSRRKPVSRGCRVSRKKQELDSGSFQSCFESLWKSFSEDKKTYFTYLDCLWFSLYIEPTTKDKVLTWIKKKHIFSKKYVFVPIVCWCHWSLLILCHFGENLESKTQRPCMLLLDSLEMTDPKRLEPNIRRFVVDIFREEGRRENMDLLRKIPLLVPKVPKQRNDQECGNFVLYFINLFMESAPQTFSMEGYPYFMKKNWFAYESLDCFCQEIYSSAKGCSQNSIWAYPFVDWFQVSQLPQTAPGHLDLYPTV; encoded by the exons AGATTTACAATGATCAAATGTCAAAGCATCGAACATGTTGGATGCATGTGTTAGCAGCTTCGAAAGCTCAAAGACAGAGCTTGAGTCAGAGAGAAACTCAAGAGATTAAGAAGATATCCCCATGCTTTTTAACTTTTCATCCTCACCGTCAGAGATCAGTAAGGAGTTTTAAGACCAAGTATGTCAAACGTCAAGTGTTAAGAAAAAAACAGAACCAAGAATCTAAAGCGTGTGCGGTGTCAAGAAGAAAGCCAGTCTCTCGAGGTTGTAGAGTGTCACGGAAGAAACAGGAGTTAGACTCTGGAAGCTTTCAGTCCTGCTTTGA GTCCTTATGGAAGAGCTTTTCTGAGGACAAGAAGACTTATTTCACATACCTTGACTGTTTATGGTTTTCCTTGTATATAGAACCCACCACCAAAGACAAGGTGCTAACCTGGATCAAGAAGAAGCATATTTTCTCAAAGAAATATGTTTTTGTTCCTATTGTTTGCTG GTGCCACTGGAGCCTACTAATATTGTGTCATTTTGGTGAGAATCTTGAATCAAAGACCCAAAGACCATGCATGTTGTTGCTTGATTCTCTTGAAATGACAGATCCCAAGAGGCTCGAACCAAATATAAGAAG GTTTGTAGTGGACATCTTTAGAGAAGAGGGTAGGCGTGAGAATATGGATCTTTTGAGAAAAATTCCTCTTTTGGTACCTAAG GTGCCTAAGCAGAGAAATGATCAAGAATGTGGTAATTTTGTCCTCTACTTCATTAATTTGTTCATGGAGAGTGCTCCGCAGACTTTTAGCATGGAGGGGTACCCTTACTTT ATGAAGAAAAACTGGTTTGCATATGAAAGCTTGGATTGCTTCTGCCAGGAAATTTATTCATCAGCAAAGGGATGTTCCCAGAACTCAATATGGGCATATCCTTTTGTAGACTGGTTTCAAGTGTCTCAATTGCCACAAACTGCACCAGGCCACCTGG ATTTATATCCAACTGTTTGA
- the LOC101292965 gene encoding uncharacterized protein LOC101292965 — MLFTLVYFILARWLKCAGEAILKRHTSGFLLITGVASNWLTCLPFSARKHVYDVFFVNSLATEVVQILVPCLQQSGSGDVGVNDVHANTERLLVLCFLENKGVLQMARESGDCLQSEENLKSTVSRVSQIVASIPDKAKSRALTSPSSHLFFKQVTIQLRFLAEEGNMEMLDERAFCNNDMNWTLLFVGETFPGICRRGSVDVLLSKIIPRILRHVRSLSSSTMESLRSDVLESSPGSQFWLNLIQAIKDSYAGEKMSEQLLHQLATEQVDDVEAYRILLLNL; from the exons ATGTTATTTACTCTGGTGTATTTCATTTTGGCTAGATGGTTGAAATGTGCTGGGGAGGCAATTTTAAAGAGACATACTTCCGGCTTCCTTTTGATCACTG GTGTTGCTTCCAATTGGCTGACTTGTTTACCGTTTTCAGCACGGAAACATGTGTATGATGTATTCTTTGTTAACAGTCTTGCCACTGAGGTTGTTCAGATTTTGGTCCCTTGTCTACAGCAAAGTGGAAGCGGTGATGTTGGTGTCAATGATGTTCACGCCAATACTGAAAG GTTACTCGTACTTTGCTTTCTTGAAAACAAGGGGGTGCTCCAGATGGCTAGAGAATCTGGTGACTGTTTGCAGTCTGAAGAAAATCTCAAGTCAACTGTTTCTAGAGTATCACAGATTGTTGCGTCTATACCTGACAAAGCAAAATCGAGAGCCCTGACTTCTCCTTCATCACA CTTGTTCTTTAAGCAAGTTACCATTCAGCTTCGTTTTCTAGCAGAAGAAGGGAATATGGAGATGTTAGATGAACGAGCCTTCTGTAATAATGACATGAACTGGACATTACTGTTCGTTGGGGAAACATTTCCTGGTATATGTCGACGTGGATCTGTAG ATGTGCTTTTAAGTAAAATAATTCCAAGGATCCTTAGGCATGTTCGAAGTTTGTCATCGTCCACTATGGAGTCACTACGTTCAGATGTTCTGGAATCATCCCCTGGTTCCCAATTTTGGTTGAATCTTATTCAAGCAATCAAAGATTCATATGCTGGGGAAAAAATGTCTGAGCAACTTTTACATCAGCTTGCAACTGAACAAGTGGATGATGTTGAAGCTTACCGGATTCTTTTACTGAACTTGTAA